GGGTGACTATAATTCCGGATGCCGGTGTGGCCCCTGGACTCAGCAACATGATGGCTGGAAGGGCCTACGCCCAGCTTGAGGAGGTCAAGGAGCTCAAAATATACGTGGGCGGGATTCCCGAAAAGCCGATACCTCCTCTCGGATACTTGGTGACTTGGAGCCCAGAGGACCTGATCGAGGAGTACGTTAGGCCCGCTAGGGTCATCAACAAAGGTAACATCGTCGAGAAGCCTGCTGTCAGCGAGATCGAAAAGGTCTTCATACCCGGGGTGGGTGAGCTCGAGGCCTTCCTCACCGACGGACTCAGGACCATGCTCAAGACCCTCAAGGGAGTGGAGGTCATGCAGGAGAAGACCCTCAGGTGGCCCGGGCACGCAGAGAAGATAGAGCTTCTTAAGGTGCTTGGGTACTTGGACAGGGATCCACTCGACCTCAACGGATCGAGTGTGAGCCCCGCTAACGTGACCGCTAAACTGTGGAGGGAGAAGCTCAAGGGGGACACGAAGGATATGGTGGTCCTCAGGGTAATTGCCAGCGGCAGGACGAGCCTTAACAATGTAGAGATAGAGTACAGGATGGTCGACAGGTACGACGAGAACACGGGATTCTCGGCGGTGGCTAGGACTACCGCCTTCGTCGCCACCGGTATGCTCAAGCTCATAACCGAGGGATCCATTCCGGGACCGGGAGTGATTCCACCGGAGGTCATAGGGATGGATGAGAGCCTCTTCTCATCAGTGGCTGAGTGGCTCTCTTGGAGGGGAATAAATATACTGGAGAGGGTGACCGAGTCTAGGAGGATCCCCTCTATTCCCTCCTGAGTTTCTCCTCCACCACCCTCACTTTGTACTCCATCGTTATCGTCTTGTCCCTCCTGTCATCTATCTTTATGACGGTAACCACTCTAGGCGCTCCCTTGGAGAAGGGAACCTCGTGCATCTCCTTCAGCACCTTGAAGAGTTCGTCTAGGTCCCCCTCTATCACCGTAGATGTGGGGGTCAACTGGTACTTGAGACCCGACCGCTTCACCACCTTCAAAGCCTCAGCAACGTAATCACTGACGCTGGCCCCCACCCCAACGGGGACTATCGTTATTTCCGCCATGGGCATGAGATCACCCGCGCTTATCAAGTAACGAAAAAGGATTTAGGGTTTCCCTAGCCACGGCCCCCGTTTGCATAAATCCATTAACCCAGTAAACCCATCTAAGCTAAGCTAATTGAGAATAACCTACTTGGTATTGGGTAAGGTCTACCATTTGATGGCTCTACTAACGCTTCCCGGTAGTTGTCTTCCTCTCACGGCAGAGTGACCTTCCAGCGCGGAAACATTATACGGGAATAGCTAACACATCTTCGGTGAGTATGAAGCCAGAAAGGTTCAAATTCGGTGTGGAACCCCTAGATTTCCTCTTGCCCCAAGGCATACTCAGGAGCAGTCTGATAGGCGTCTTCGGGGAAACTGGTACTGGAAAGAGCGTCCTGCTTAATGAGATAGCGTATCGGGCCCTTAAACGAGGTGACAGGGTCCTCATGGTCCTGCTGGAGGATACACCCGCCTCGAGACTGATGAACTTCGCCGTTCTGGGCTTTGATGTGATGGGCTATGTGAGGAGGGGCGACCTTGAATTCATGGATTGTTTCTCCTACAGGCTCAGGGAGAAGGGTATTGAACTGCCCGAGGACCTCGCCAAGGTCTTGGACGGTGCCAAGGGAATAGTGAACGTTGAGGATCCTAGGAACCTTGACACATTCTGGGATCAGATTGAAAGGGAAGCTAGAAGCATGGGAGGGAGAGGAATCGTCCTGATAGATTCGCTGACCGAGTTTCTGACGATAACCCCAGACCCGTCCTCGCTCCTAGACCTGATGAAGGTAGTGAAGGCGGTAGTGAGTAAGCACTACATGGTCCCAGTCATATACACCTTCCACTTCGGGTTCTTCGACGACTTCAGGTACGTGCTGGAGGTCGCCTCTGATGGTGTTTTGGATCTCAGATTCAACCCAGAGGTGATAAAGGAACTCCTGATAAAACAGATGAGGGTGAGGAGGATGAGCGGATCTAGGCACAGGCCTGACTGGGTTACCTTCGATGTGGAACCCGGCAAGGGACTCGTCATCC
The DNA window shown above is from Thermoproteota archaeon and carries:
- a CDS encoding saccharopine dehydrogenase C-terminal domain-containing protein, which codes for MGAGSVGKAISYDLYERVTGSDLILIDKCKPCLEEASKLIGRSEVKQVEIRGEDDIYRIIKDVDVAVNALPGRFGRASWMASIKAGVDLVDVSYSPDDPTQYHVQASDAGVTIIPDAGVAPGLSNMMAGRAYAQLEEVKELKIYVGGIPEKPIPPLGYLVTWSPEDLIEEYVRPARVINKGNIVEKPAVSEIEKVFIPGVGELEAFLTDGLRTMLKTLKGVEVMQEKTLRWPGHAEKIELLKVLGYLDRDPLDLNGSSVSPANVTAKLWREKLKGDTKDMVVLRVIASGRTSLNNVEIEYRMVDRYDENTGFSAVARTTAFVATGMLKLITEGSIPGPGVIPPEVIGMDESLFSSVAEWLSWRGINILERVTESRRIPSIPS
- a CDS encoding MTH1187 family thiamine-binding protein, whose product is MPMAEITIVPVGVGASVSDYVAEALKVVKRSGLKYQLTPTSTVIEGDLDELFKVLKEMHEVPFSKGAPRVVTVIKIDDRRDKTITMEYKVRVVEEKLRRE
- a CDS encoding RAD55 family ATPase → MKPERFKFGVEPLDFLLPQGILRSSLIGVFGETGTGKSVLLNEIAYRALKRGDRVLMVLLEDTPASRLMNFAVLGFDVMGYVRRGDLEFMDCFSYRLREKGIELPEDLAKVLDGAKGIVNVEDPRNLDTFWDQIEREARSMGGRGIVLIDSLTEFLTITPDPSSLLDLMKVVKAVVSKHYMVPVIYTFHFGFFDDFRYVLEVASDGVLDLRFNPEVIKELLIKQMRVRRMSGSRHRPDWVTFDVEPGKGLVILRK